From Cervus elaphus chromosome 25, mCerEla1.1, whole genome shotgun sequence, one genomic window encodes:
- the UGT3A2 gene encoding UDP-glucuronosyltransferase 3A2 isoform X1, with protein sequence MAGQQALLLFGFLLPGLLFSEAAKILTVSLVGGSHFLLMNQIAQILQDHGHNVTMLLQRGNLFLPGFKEEEKSYKVFNWFLPEDCNEEFQRSFHSFMEKTFVGRCRFEHFLNIMELLGHHCSHLLRRNDVMNSLKNENFDLVIVEMFDYCPFLVAEKLGKPFVAVLPSLLGTVDFGLPSPLSYVPVFYSLLTDQMDFWDRVKNFLMFFEFFKKQWKIQSVYDDTIKEHFPDDSRPVLSHLLTKAELWFVNSDFAFDFAPPLLPNTVCIGGLMSKPVKPVPQEFENFITKFGDSGFVLVSLGSMVSFIQSQEILKEMNAAFARLPQGVIWKCNPSHWPKDIKLAPNVKIVHWLPQNDLLGHPRIRLFVSHGGMNSIMEAIQHGVPMVGIPLFGDQHENLLRVKAKNFGVSIQLKQIKAETLALKMKQVIEDKRYKSAAEAASIIRRSQPLTPTQRLVGWIDHILQTGGAAHLKPHAFQQPWYEQYLLDILLFLLVVTLGTAWLCGKLLGLVARWLCGTRKLKKA encoded by the exons ATGGCAGGGCAGCAGGCGCTGCTTCTATTTGGATTTCTGCTGCCTGGGCTCCTGTTCTCAGAGGCTGCCAAAATCCTAACTGTGTCCCTGGTGG GTGGAAGCCATTTTCTACTGATGAATCAGATCGCTCAGATTCTTCAAGATCATGGTCATAATGTCACCATGCTTCTCCAAAGGGGAAATTTATTCCTACCAG GTTTTAAAGAGGAGGAGAAATCATACAAAGTTTTTAACTGGTTTCTGCCTGAAGACTGTAATGAAGAATTTCAGAGgtcttttcattcctttatgGAGAAAACTTTTGTGGGCAg aTGCAGATTTgaacactttttaaatattatggaACTACTAGGGCATCACTGCAGTCATTTGCTAAGGAGAAATGATGTCATGAATTCTTTAAAGAATGAGAACTTTGACCTGGTGATAGTGGAAATGTTTGACTACTGTCCTTTCTTGGTTGCTGAGAAGCTTGGGAAGCCATTTGTGGCCGTTCTCCCTTCCCTATTGGGCACTGTGGACTTTGGACTACCAAGTCCTCTGTCTTATGTGCCAGTATTCTATTCCTTGTTAACTGACCAGATGGACTTCTGGGACCGAGTAAAGAATTTCCTGATGTTTTTTGAGTTCTTCAAGAAGCAGTGGAAAATCCAGTCTGTGTATGATGACACCATCAAGGAGCATTTCCCGGACGACTCTAGGCCAGTTTTGTCTCATCTTCTAACAAAAGCAGAGCTGTGGTTTGTTAACTCCGACTTTGCCTTTGATTTCGCTCCGCCCCTGCTTCCCAACACTGTGTGTATTGGAGGTTTAATGTCCAAACCTGTTAAACCAGTACCACAA GAATTTGAGAACTTCATCACCAAATTTGGAGACTCTGGTTTTGTCCTTGTAAGCCTGGGGTCCATGGTGAGTTTCATTCAGTCCCAGGAGATTCTCAAAGAGATGAATGCTGCCTTTGCTCGTCTCCCTCAAGGGGTGATATGGAAGTGTAATCCTTCTCATTGGCCCAAAGACATCAAATTGGCCCCAAATGTGAAGATTGTGCACTGGCTTCCTCAGAATGACCTTCTGG GGCACCCTCGCATCCGCCTCTTTGTCAGCCACGGCGGGATGAATAGTATCATGGAGGCCATCCAACATGGCGTGCCCATGGTGGGGATTCCCCTCTTTGGAGACCAACATGAAAACCTGCTCCGTGTTAAAGCCAAAAATTTCGGTGTGTCTATCCAATTAAAGCAGATCAAGGCTGAGACACTGGCTCTGAAGATGAAGCAAGTCATAGAGGACAAGAG GTACAAATCTGCCGCAGAGGCCGCCAGCATCATCAGACGCTCGCAGCCCCTGACCCCTACCCAGCGGCTGGTGGGCTGGATCGACCACATCCTCCAGACAGGGGGTGCAGCCCACCTCAAGCCCCATGCCTTCCAGCAGCCGTGGTATGAGCAGTACCTACTGGACATCCTCTTATTCCTGCTGGTGGTCACCCTGGGCACTGCGTGGCTCTGTGGGAAGCTGCTAGGCCTGGTGGCCAGGTGGCTGTGTGGGACCAGGAAGCTGAAGAAGGCCTGA
- the UGT3A2 gene encoding UDP-glucuronosyltransferase 3A2 isoform X2 translates to MAGQQALLLFGFLLPGLLFSEAAKILTVSLVGGSHFLLMNQIAQILQDHGHNVTMLLQRGNLFLPGFKEEEKSYKVFNWFLPEDCNEEFQRSFHSFMEKTFVGRCRFEHFLNIMELLGHHCSHLLRRNDVMNSLKNENFDLVIVEMFDYCPFLVAEKLGKPFVAVLPSLLGTVDFGLPSPLSYVPVFYSLLTDQMDFWDRVKNFLMFFEFFKKQWKIQSVYDDTIKEHFPDDSRPVLSHLLTKAELWFVNSDFAFDFAPPLLPNTVCIGGLMSKPVKPVPQEFENFITKFGDSGFVLVSLGSMVSFIQSQEILKEMNAAFARLPQGVIWKCNPSHWPKDIKLAPNVKIVHWLPQNDLLGHPRIRLFVSHGGMNSIMEAIQHGVPMVGIPLFGDQHENLLRVKAKNFGVSIQLKQIKAETLALKMKQVIEDKRYKSAAEAASIIRRSQPLTPTQRLVGWIDHILQTGGAAHLKPHAFQQP, encoded by the exons ATGGCAGGGCAGCAGGCGCTGCTTCTATTTGGATTTCTGCTGCCTGGGCTCCTGTTCTCAGAGGCTGCCAAAATCCTAACTGTGTCCCTGGTGG GTGGAAGCCATTTTCTACTGATGAATCAGATCGCTCAGATTCTTCAAGATCATGGTCATAATGTCACCATGCTTCTCCAAAGGGGAAATTTATTCCTACCAG GTTTTAAAGAGGAGGAGAAATCATACAAAGTTTTTAACTGGTTTCTGCCTGAAGACTGTAATGAAGAATTTCAGAGgtcttttcattcctttatgGAGAAAACTTTTGTGGGCAg aTGCAGATTTgaacactttttaaatattatggaACTACTAGGGCATCACTGCAGTCATTTGCTAAGGAGAAATGATGTCATGAATTCTTTAAAGAATGAGAACTTTGACCTGGTGATAGTGGAAATGTTTGACTACTGTCCTTTCTTGGTTGCTGAGAAGCTTGGGAAGCCATTTGTGGCCGTTCTCCCTTCCCTATTGGGCACTGTGGACTTTGGACTACCAAGTCCTCTGTCTTATGTGCCAGTATTCTATTCCTTGTTAACTGACCAGATGGACTTCTGGGACCGAGTAAAGAATTTCCTGATGTTTTTTGAGTTCTTCAAGAAGCAGTGGAAAATCCAGTCTGTGTATGATGACACCATCAAGGAGCATTTCCCGGACGACTCTAGGCCAGTTTTGTCTCATCTTCTAACAAAAGCAGAGCTGTGGTTTGTTAACTCCGACTTTGCCTTTGATTTCGCTCCGCCCCTGCTTCCCAACACTGTGTGTATTGGAGGTTTAATGTCCAAACCTGTTAAACCAGTACCACAA GAATTTGAGAACTTCATCACCAAATTTGGAGACTCTGGTTTTGTCCTTGTAAGCCTGGGGTCCATGGTGAGTTTCATTCAGTCCCAGGAGATTCTCAAAGAGATGAATGCTGCCTTTGCTCGTCTCCCTCAAGGGGTGATATGGAAGTGTAATCCTTCTCATTGGCCCAAAGACATCAAATTGGCCCCAAATGTGAAGATTGTGCACTGGCTTCCTCAGAATGACCTTCTGG GGCACCCTCGCATCCGCCTCTTTGTCAGCCACGGCGGGATGAATAGTATCATGGAGGCCATCCAACATGGCGTGCCCATGGTGGGGATTCCCCTCTTTGGAGACCAACATGAAAACCTGCTCCGTGTTAAAGCCAAAAATTTCGGTGTGTCTATCCAATTAAAGCAGATCAAGGCTGAGACACTGGCTCTGAAGATGAAGCAAGTCATAGAGGACAAGAG GTACAAATCTGCCGCAGAGGCCGCCAGCATCATCAGACGCTCGCAGCCCCTGACCCCTACCCAGCGGCTGGTGGGCTGGATCGACCACATCCTCCAGACAGGGGGTGCAGCCCACCTCAAGCCCCATGCCTTCCAGCAGCCGTG